In the Moorella sp. E308F genome, one interval contains:
- the mutM gene encoding bifunctional DNA-formamidopyrimidine glycosylase/DNA-(apurinic or apyrimidinic site) lyase has protein sequence MPELPEVETIKRTLTPHLQGQTIAGVEVYHPGVIAVPDAATFIDLLTGKIITRLDRRGKYLLFYLTAGYCLVAHLRMTGRLILTAATGPVLPHTHVVFHLAGGGALRWVDSRRFGRLYLGKEDEVTVAAGLKKLGPEPLDPAFDVATLAAICAGRRRPVKQVLLDQHLLAGIGNIYADEMLFLAGLNPFRPAASLTENELVRLHRAMQAALDQGIANSGTSFRDYVDGHGQQGKNQDYLQVYGRAGQPCRRCGCTLERVKIGGRSTVFCPTCQV, from the coding sequence ATGCCCGAACTACCGGAAGTAGAAACCATTAAACGTACCCTTACTCCCCATCTCCAGGGGCAAACCATTGCCGGGGTAGAGGTATACCACCCCGGCGTTATTGCTGTACCCGATGCCGCCACTTTCATCGATTTGCTGACAGGTAAAATAATAACCCGTCTCGACCGCCGGGGGAAGTATCTCCTTTTTTACCTTACAGCCGGCTATTGCCTGGTGGCCCATTTAAGGATGACCGGACGCCTGATCTTAACGGCGGCGACCGGCCCCGTACTGCCCCATACCCATGTGGTTTTTCACCTGGCCGGTGGTGGTGCCTTGCGCTGGGTGGACAGCCGCCGTTTTGGGCGCCTCTACCTGGGCAAGGAAGACGAGGTAACGGTAGCGGCCGGGCTGAAAAAACTGGGGCCGGAACCACTGGACCCGGCCTTTGATGTCGCCACCCTGGCAGCCATCTGTGCTGGCCGGCGCCGACCGGTAAAACAGGTCCTCCTGGACCAGCACCTCCTGGCCGGTATTGGTAACATTTATGCCGACGAGATGCTCTTCCTGGCGGGGCTCAATCCATTTAGACCGGCGGCTTCGCTGACTGAGAATGAACTGGTGCGCCTGCACCGGGCCATGCAGGCCGCGTTAGACCAGGGTATAGCCAATTCCGGCACCTCTTTCCGGGATTACGTCGATGGCCACGGTCAGCAGGGGAAAAATCAGGATTACCTCCAGGTTTACGGTCGCGCCGGCCAGCCCTGCCGCCGCTGTGGTTGCACCCTTGAACGGGTGAAAATCGGCGGCCGGAGCACCGTGTTTTGTCCCACTTGCCAGGTTTAA
- the coaE gene encoding dephospho-CoA kinase (Dephospho-CoA kinase (CoaE) performs the final step in coenzyme A biosynthesis.) has protein sequence MFIIGLTGGIASGKSTVAGILKELGAIVIDTDQVAREVVLPDKPAYRDIVAAFGRGILQPDGHLNRRALGRIVFSDAVARELLNAITHPRIREKVQAQIAALRQTDPEAVVVIEAPLLIEAGMDDMVDAIWVVTAPATVRLKRLMERDNLSPQEAESRLRAQMGEEERLRHAARIIPTGCDLDATRATVLAAWRELQRAGRLSWKK, from the coding sequence ATGTTTATTATCGGTCTTACCGGCGGTATTGCCAGCGGAAAAAGCACAGTGGCCGGGATTTTAAAAGAACTGGGAGCTATAGTCATCGACACCGACCAGGTGGCCAGGGAGGTAGTGCTTCCCGACAAGCCTGCCTACCGGGATATTGTCGCTGCCTTTGGCCGGGGGATTTTGCAGCCAGACGGCCATTTAAACAGGCGGGCCCTTGGCCGGATTGTTTTTAGTGACGCTGTCGCCAGGGAATTGTTGAATGCCATTACCCACCCCCGCATCCGGGAGAAAGTCCAGGCGCAAATAGCGGCTTTACGCCAAACTGACCCGGAGGCGGTGGTGGTTATTGAGGCCCCCCTCTTAATTGAAGCAGGTATGGATGATATGGTGGATGCCATCTGGGTGGTAACCGCACCGGCAACGGTGCGGTTAAAAAGATTAATGGAACGGGACAACCTCTCGCCGCAAGAAGCTGAAAGCCGTCTCCGGGCACAGATGGGAGAAGAAGAAAGATTGCGTCATGCCGCCCGGATCATTCCCACCGGTTGTGATCTTGACGCCACCCGTGCCACCGTCCTGGCAGCCTGGCGGGAACTCCAGCGAGCAGGAAGATTGTCATGGAAAAAGTGA
- the ytaF gene encoding sporulation membrane protein YtaF has protein sequence MLLATLLLALAASLDGLSVGLSYGLRKIKLPWHSLGLIALVSTAASLLSMAGGHIVTRVFSPTLAGRLGAVILLTLGLTISFEAYLKKSEPQPAEKTLVKFRLPRLGLVIQILKEPIRADMDLSGSISSQEALTLGLALALDAVGIGFGAAAAGFSLLLTPLCIGCCQLLLVQAGRFLGQRWQPERLGWRGAALPGLILIAIGLWRW, from the coding sequence ATGTTACTGGCAACGCTACTTTTAGCCTTAGCCGCCAGCCTGGATGGCCTGAGCGTGGGGTTGTCTTATGGCCTGAGGAAAATAAAGCTGCCCTGGCATTCCCTGGGTTTGATCGCCCTGGTATCTACGGCCGCCAGCTTGCTGTCCATGGCCGGTGGTCATATCGTAACCAGAGTATTCAGTCCAACCCTTGCCGGCCGCCTGGGAGCTGTTATATTATTAACCCTGGGACTAACCATAAGTTTTGAAGCCTATCTGAAAAAAAGCGAGCCGCAGCCGGCAGAAAAAACTTTAGTCAAATTCCGCCTGCCCCGCCTGGGCCTGGTGATTCAGATTCTCAAGGAACCTATTCGGGCTGATATGGATTTATCTGGAAGTATTAGCAGCCAGGAGGCCCTGACCCTTGGGCTGGCCCTGGCTTTGGATGCCGTCGGAATAGGTTTTGGCGCCGCTGCCGCCGGTTTTTCCCTCCTGCTGACACCGCTCTGCATTGGTTGTTGCCAGCTACTGCTGGTGCAGGCAGGTCGCTTCCTGGGGCAGCGCTGGCAGCCAGAAAGACTGGGCTGGCGGGGGGCAGCTCTGCCGGGTTTAATTTTAATCGCCATAGGACTGTGGCGATGGTAG